The genomic DNA ACGTCTGTTTGTTTATGTAGGAAGAAAATgtcactttttaaaatgatagtgatatgtatttttttatttcatagcccCCAGAACTCCCGCCGTCAATTCTACTACAGGTATGTAGAATCTATGAAACTTTTGCAAATGATGCCAAACACGAACTGCCCAAAACTTTGATAATGCTCAAATTTCACTCTAAATTCATCCAGCTGAGTtctataaaaagtaaaattaaaaacatcttgTAAACCACATGTTGTAGACTCAAAAAAGGAATAAGTGGACCTGTCATTATTTAGCCCCTTCGGGGTGGGTCGAAGGATTCTAGGAGGGGGGaggatcacgtggttttcaagGGGGTATGAAGGGAGATCAGTCGCCTCTAACAGAGTTTGGAGGGgtgaaattaagaaatttgaccGCTAATGAGCGGGATCATCAGAATACTACAGACCCTTATGGGgtattaagaaaattttattgagACACAACCAAGGATCGGTAATACGCAGTGATGCATAGCTGTTCTGTATTACCGTTTGCGACCTAACATCACTAGACCCACCTACACCTTCTTCAACTTTACCACAATGGCACTAACTGTCATCGTCACACCTGTGTCCACTGTGCGTCAGTGACGTCGTCACCTGAGgagaaatttattcatttaatcttAAAGAACGTGCTGCTCAATAGAATGTCCTCGGGGTATATCTTTCTACCTAAGAACTTCTTGAGAACCCCTCTTTGTTATGACGTCATTTGCCATTTCCTAGTTGCTTTTCGTCCGAGCGTATCCTTTGGTCTCGATACTTTAAGAAAACTGTCTTAATGAAACTGCGTATCGCGTGGCGTGATTGCGAAGTTTTGATTAACGTTGGCAGTTCTGACGTCCATATGTACATCCACTATTAGCTTCTAATATTCACTTTCTCTGGGTGTTTCCATGATCAGGGCCTGGTTTATCACAACTGTTATGACATGAAGAGTCCACATGCACGAacatcccctcccccccaccccactGAGGAGATGTAGTCGTCTCAGGTtatcccccaccccaccctcaCAGCATTTCGTCACGCCTCCCTGGCAGTTCACCACTACCCATTTATACCCCTGGGTGGCGAGCGGCATTGAGAAAATAAAGTGTCTCGTCCAGGAGCACAACACAATTTTCAGCCGAGCTCAAGCCCAGGCCTACGTGTGCACACGTTATTACCCCTGTCGCTGCTTGGTTGTTTTGgttgtcaaaaatattttttgctactAATTCAATGTTTATCTGTTGTAGTTCCAACAAGGAGAACCCTTTTTGACGTCTTGAAAGATGAGAACAACTTCACCGAGCGTTTTGAGAAACGAAAACACCGTCTCAGTTCTGGAGAAAAAGACAACTTCTCTAACAGATCAGTGCCAAAGGAAACTACCTTAAGAGAACTACACCAGGAAAACCACGTCTAAATAGTAGATGAATACTGTCCCCCTTCATTGGACTGGAAGACAGTTGaaaacatccaaattttttttttgctagttTGTCTCAAAATGACTGAAGTTGTAACGAAACGacctttctgtctgccatacgattcttatgatgttagtttgaagtaattggtattggatcaattgataatgccctaattgatatttttctttatttccgtTACTTATCGGCTCGATATTATAtcagtattgtaaggagaaattctatcatGGTCATTCGTTGGAGCTTAAGAGTTAAAGGAGATGTTATCAGCTGATAACGATGAAAATACTTAACAGGTGGACTTCACACAGATCATTAATCACTAAAATTGGCAACCAGCGGTAAAGGGCAACTGTAGTATGGATAGAGGTGTAACCTGggatttttgcattttttttccttctcattcgTGTTACGCATTTACCATtttaatatatgaaaataagaaattatgaAGCCTGTGTACGGATATATGGAGCACGCATGATACTGTTAAGTGGAGacatatgaaaattaaaattatctttcatgaaatataaaaatataagagAACTTGAAATAAAAGTCGATTCACGTCTCCCTTTTGTTGCACTTCCTTGTTTTATGCGGCAATTTTTTTCAGCGGCCGGATTGTTGTTCAGAATTATCATCAATTTTACTTCcctcttaatttttttgatagtctcgccattttttaaaatttaatttatttttaacaatattaATTTCTCATATAGTTTATTTTTGGATCTCAAAACAATGTAATATTTCTccttcagtttcattttccatttcctcttCCTCCCGGGACTAATTTAATCTTCCCGCGGATGTACTTTCGCTTTCaatttcctcttacaaaaaaCAGAGAGAGCAGTGAAACCTTGCCTtacccccttccctcccccccttcccccctttaGCCATCAATGACAACTCAGCTGGAGAACCAAGATGGCTGCCCAGGTAAGGCCTTCAAAATCCCGCATAAACGTTTCCTTCGTTCATGACAGGCACAGAATTTTCTTTAATCATTTCACCGTTTGACCCTTTATTCAGTGCCTCAAAATTCACTTTATAAATTTAAAGAGACTGCTGAGTAGCGATGAATTCATGCGCTACTTCCGTTTCAACTTTCGCGTGGATGCATTTACATTTAAGTTCACATCACTTTCCTTGCGATATCTACAACAGACATTATCGAAAGCGATGAATTTCAGCGTGAGACGTTTGCAGAATGCAAGCTTGTGACCGAAAGATGTGTTTTAGAATTCTAGATCAACAGTGATAAATTTGTTACGCGAGCTTCGCCATCgagaaaagagaaacaaatactaTATTAACTATGTACGTCAACTCAATATGTGCAACATGTAATGAGTCGGAATAcaatagtttaaattttttgtatgATATTAATGTATGGTAACTTAATGCATCGAGATGTTTGGTCGATTCGCTGATATTTTAAGATAGAAGTTGCGGTAAACTTCATAtatttaatattcatttttcttttcaattaagtAATTCTTAAAATTGGATTAGATTTTAGCAATGTGGAGATTTAGGACAGAAGATAACCCCtcacaccttaacatcagttttcatattctccatattgttcccTATACGTTTTATAAGCTGCTGACAAggttaaggagaatttgtgtaacaatcaagagcttctttagttggtgattatttcctgtattctcccaaccttaatgtttgattcagggctgatactgtgaagagaaattaggtgctagtcactcttaggtgtaaaagggttaacacaGTTTCAGTTCTGGAGGAAATTATAGTAACACTGTTGCAACTCTTCTAAATGTATGGTATTGTTGTACATGTTGTTATATTGCCCATGAGGTGTCTTTCCTGGATGGAAATTTCATGCTGCATCCTCCAAATGTCAAAAAGTGAAGTTcgtaataaaaaatgttttttgggttttgttttgttgtaggCATCCTCACTTGATGTAATAAAATCTGCAGCAAGGAAGTTCATTGATTTTGTGAACAATAGTCCTTCACCTTATCATGATATGTTTTATCCTTCCAGCTTCTTTAATTAATAATGTGCATGAAAAAATTAGGTGCTTCTGATTAGCTGTAAacaagtgcattctcatg from Pocillopora verrucosa isolate sample1 chromosome 10, ASM3666991v2, whole genome shotgun sequence includes the following:
- the LOC136283877 gene encoding uncharacterized protein, encoding MEEIDEMSVMTYLSMLYKRIKKNSSPAPRTPAVNSTTVPTRRTLFDVLKDENNFTERFEKRKHRLSSGEKDNFSNRSVPKETTLRELHQENHV